From one Cardiobacteriaceae bacterium TAE3-ERU3 genomic stretch:
- the alaS gene encoding alanine--tRNA ligase — MTKPFSTAEIRQAFIDYFVERGHHAVHSASLVPGNDPTLLFTNAGMVPFKDIFTGHEKRDYNRAVSAQRCVRAGGKHNDLENVGYTARHHTFFEMMGNFSFGDYFKEDAIRYAWGLVTGVYGLPKEKLWVTVYEEDDEAYNIWLNEIGVPAERIVRIGDKPGKGRYESDNFWAMGETGPCGPCSEIFYDHGADIWGGPPGSPEEDGDRYIEIWNLVFMQFERDASGNMKPLPKPSIDTGMGLERMAAVLQHVHSNYEIDIFVNLIKAAAEATGCTDLQNNSLKVIADHIRSTVFLMVDGVLPGKEGRDYVLRRIMRRAIRHGHKLGQSQPFFYKLVAPLVAEMGEAYPEIVKAEKRIEQAILKEEERFAKTLDDGMSMLEKALAEMQGTEIDGETVFKLYDTYGFPVDLTADIARERELTLDMDGYEAAMKVQRETAQAAGKFKAGDSFSVQSKTNFVGYSETRVDDANVLHIFVDGQEVDSVESGTEAVIVLDKTPFYAESGGQVGDIGFFNNAGLAQFAVRDTQKQGDTWLHIGEMVRGELSVGDTVSAEINELRRRDIMRHHSATHLLHQALRDVLGDHVQQKGSLVNEGVTRFDFAHDAIISPEELLKIEQNINEEVLGNYPVTIEEMPIDEAKAKGAMALFGEKYGDIVRVVSMGSNDYSVELCGGTHVPRTGDIGLVKIVSQSSVSAGVRRVEAVAGMTALTHWQNHNQLLGEAAATLRTDAKHLPERIQAVQQQVKNLEKEVQQLKRQLASGGSAAEIDVQEVNGWKFVAVQRDGLDNATLRDSADQLRDKHKLDLVVIGSADDGTARLVVSVAKSAEGLHAGNIIKALAAHIDGKGGGRPDFAQAGGKNPDGLPQALAAISDTLPAR, encoded by the coding sequence ATGACTAAACCGTTTTCTACCGCCGAGATTCGGCAAGCTTTTATTGACTATTTTGTTGAGCGTGGTCATCACGCTGTGCATTCTGCGTCATTGGTGCCGGGTAACGACCCGACCCTGTTGTTCACTAATGCAGGTATGGTGCCATTTAAGGATATCTTCACCGGTCACGAGAAGCGCGACTACAATCGCGCTGTAAGTGCACAGCGTTGCGTGCGCGCCGGCGGTAAGCACAACGACTTGGAAAACGTCGGCTACACCGCGCGTCATCACACCTTCTTTGAAATGATGGGCAACTTCAGCTTTGGTGACTACTTCAAAGAAGATGCCATCCGCTATGCCTGGGGCTTGGTCACCGGTGTGTATGGCCTGCCGAAAGAAAAATTGTGGGTCACGGTGTATGAAGAAGACGACGAAGCCTACAACATCTGGCTAAACGAGATTGGCGTACCGGCCGAGCGCATCGTACGCATTGGCGACAAGCCGGGCAAAGGGCGCTATGAATCGGACAACTTCTGGGCGATGGGCGAAACCGGCCCTTGTGGTCCGTGTTCGGAAATTTTCTACGACCACGGCGCAGACATTTGGGGCGGCCCTCCCGGCTCGCCGGAAGAAGACGGCGACCGTTACATCGAAATCTGGAACCTCGTTTTCATGCAGTTCGAGCGCGACGCCAGCGGCAACATGAAGCCGTTGCCCAAGCCGTCAATTGATACCGGCATGGGCTTGGAGCGCATGGCGGCGGTGTTGCAGCACGTTCACTCGAACTACGAGATTGATATTTTCGTCAACTTGATTAAGGCCGCTGCAGAAGCGACTGGCTGTACGGATTTGCAAAACAACTCGCTGAAAGTGATTGCTGACCACATTCGTTCGACCGTTTTCCTGATGGTTGACGGCGTATTGCCGGGCAAGGAAGGGCGCGATTACGTCCTGCGCCGCATCATGCGTCGTGCAATTCGCCACGGTCACAAGCTAGGGCAAAGTCAGCCGTTTTTCTACAAACTGGTTGCGCCATTGGTTGCAGAAATGGGTGAAGCCTATCCTGAAATCGTCAAGGCAGAAAAACGTATTGAGCAAGCGATTCTCAAAGAAGAAGAGCGCTTTGCCAAGACGCTTGACGATGGCATGAGCATGCTCGAAAAAGCCCTTGCCGAGATGCAGGGTACGGAAATCGACGGCGAAACCGTGTTCAAACTTTATGATACTTACGGTTTCCCCGTCGACCTCACAGCAGACATTGCGCGCGAACGCGAATTGACGCTGGACATGGATGGCTACGAAGCGGCGATGAAAGTGCAGCGTGAAACTGCACAGGCTGCAGGTAAATTCAAAGCAGGTGACAGCTTCTCTGTACAAAGTAAAACCAATTTTGTCGGTTATTCAGAAACTCGTGTTGACGATGCCAATGTGCTGCATATTTTTGTCGATGGACAAGAAGTGGATAGCGTCGAATCCGGTACGGAAGCAGTGATTGTGCTGGATAAAACCCCGTTCTACGCCGAGTCCGGCGGTCAGGTCGGCGACATCGGCTTCTTTAATAATGCTGGTTTAGCACAGTTTGCTGTGCGTGATACGCAGAAGCAGGGCGATACATGGTTGCATATTGGTGAAATGGTGCGCGGTGAATTGAGTGTCGGCGATACTGTTAGCGCTGAAATCAACGAGCTACGCCGCCGTGACATTATGCGTCACCACTCGGCAACTCACCTCTTGCATCAGGCATTGCGTGATGTACTCGGCGATCATGTACAGCAAAAAGGCTCACTGGTGAACGAGGGCGTGACCCGCTTTGACTTTGCGCACGACGCAATCATCAGCCCCGAAGAATTGCTCAAAATTGAGCAAAATATCAACGAAGAGGTGTTGGGCAATTATCCCGTCACCATCGAAGAAATGCCGATTGACGAAGCCAAGGCAAAAGGCGCGATGGCGCTGTTTGGCGAGAAATACGGCGACATCGTGCGCGTGGTGTCGATGGGCAGCAATGATTACTCGGTGGAATTGTGTGGTGGCACGCATGTGCCGCGTACCGGTGACATTGGTCTGGTGAAAATTGTCAGTCAAAGTTCGGTATCGGCAGGCGTGCGTCGCGTTGAAGCAGTCGCAGGTATGACCGCCTTGACGCACTGGCAGAACCATAACCAGCTGCTCGGTGAAGCTGCAGCGACACTACGTACCGATGCCAAGCATTTGCCGGAGCGTATTCAGGCGGTGCAACAGCAAGTGAAAAATCTTGAAAAAGAAGTGCAGCAGCTTAAGCGCCAACTCGCTTCTGGCGGTAGTGCGGCTGAAATTGATGTACAGGAAGTCAATGGCTGGAAGTTTGTTGCCGTCCAGCGTGATGGGCTCGACAATGCTACGTTACGTGACAGTGCAGACCAGCTGCGCGATAAGCACAAGCTTGATCTGGTCGTTATTGGTAGTGCTGATGATGGCACTGCTCGTCTGGTAGTCAGTGTTGCTAAAAGTGCAGAAGGTCTGCATGCAGGTAATATCATCAAAGCGTTGGCAGCACATATTGACGGCAAGGGCGGCGGTCGTCCGGACTTCGCTCAAGCTGGTGGTAAAAATCCTGATGGATTGCCACAGGCATTGGCAGCCATCTCTGATACTTTACCGGCTCGATAA
- a CDS encoding aspartate kinase, with amino-acid sequence MALIVHKYGGTSMGSIERIENVAERVIRARKAGHDVVVAVSAMSGETNRLLGLAHGITKRPTPRELDMLLSSGEQVSIALLSIALNKRGYPAVSYTGGQVAIHTDRAYTKARITSIDDEKIRNDLALGRVVVVAGFQGVDPDGNITTLGRGGSDTTAVALAAALKADECQIYTDVDGVYTTDPRVEPKARKLDRITFEEMLEMASLGSKVLQIRSVEFAGKYQVPLRVLSSFEDGGEGTLISLEEENPVEAAIVRGIAFSRDEAQINVVDVPDEPGVAYKILGPVGDANINVDMIIQNIGENGKTDFTFTVPRSEFDSTIEVLQQNLSEIDGVKIEGSEIAKVSVVGVGMRSHSAVASTMFKTLAKEGVNIRMITTSEIKISVGIDEKYLELAVRALHAAFELDKAPEEESAYK; translated from the coding sequence ATGGCACTAATCGTACATAAATACGGCGGTACTTCGATGGGTTCGATTGAGCGCATCGAAAACGTCGCCGAGCGTGTCATCAGGGCACGCAAAGCAGGGCATGATGTGGTTGTTGCAGTGTCTGCCATGAGCGGTGAGACCAACCGCTTACTTGGCTTGGCACATGGGATTACGAAACGACCAACGCCACGTGAGCTGGATATGCTGCTTTCAAGTGGCGAGCAGGTATCGATTGCATTGTTGTCAATTGCATTGAACAAGCGTGGTTATCCAGCTGTGTCATACACCGGCGGACAAGTGGCTATCCATACTGATCGTGCCTATACCAAAGCACGCATCACCAGTATCGATGATGAGAAAATACGCAATGATTTGGCACTTGGGCGTGTGGTCGTTGTCGCGGGTTTTCAGGGAGTTGATCCTGATGGCAATATCACGACATTAGGCCGTGGTGGCTCAGATACCACAGCGGTGGCACTAGCGGCCGCGCTAAAAGCCGATGAATGCCAAATTTATACCGATGTTGACGGCGTGTATACCACTGACCCTCGCGTTGAACCTAAAGCTCGAAAACTTGATCGTATTACGTTTGAAGAAATGCTTGAAATGGCAAGCCTGGGCTCAAAGGTTTTGCAAATCCGCTCAGTAGAGTTTGCCGGAAAATATCAAGTCCCACTGCGTGTTTTATCTTCATTTGAAGATGGTGGTGAAGGTACATTAATCAGTTTGGAAGAGGAGAACCCCGTGGAAGCAGCAATTGTACGCGGTATTGCATTTAGTCGTGATGAAGCACAAATCAACGTCGTTGATGTGCCCGATGAGCCGGGTGTCGCCTATAAGATTCTTGGTCCGGTTGGTGATGCTAATATCAACGTTGACATGATTATTCAGAACATCGGTGAAAATGGTAAGACTGACTTTACTTTCACGGTTCCACGTAGTGAATTCGATTCGACCATTGAAGTCTTACAGCAAAATCTTTCAGAAATTGACGGCGTCAAAATTGAAGGTTCAGAAATTGCTAAGGTATCTGTGGTTGGTGTTGGTATGCGCTCGCACAGCGCTGTCGCGAGTACTATGTTCAAGACGCTTGCTAAAGAAGGCGTTAACATCCGCATGATCACAACTTCTGAAATCAAAATTTCAGTCGGTATTGATGAGAAATACCTGGAGTTGGCAGTGCGTGCACTGCATGCGGCGTTCGAGCTGGATAAAGCGCCTGAGGAAGAAAGTGCTTATAAATGA
- the lpdA gene encoding dihydrolipoyl dehydrogenase — protein MAANQKIVIPDLGDFDQVEVIEVLVSKGDSIEKDDSLVVLETDKASMEVPAEFSGTIESLDISVGDKVSAGDVIGSISTADNGESNKSEQKQSNDQKPSAPTQNTAQKTPQTNNAPEDGVDLVVIGAGPAGYSAAFRAADLGLSVTLVERYATLGGVCLNVGCIPSKALLHVCEVIEEAESVEHAGVTFSKPEVNLDKLRSHKESIIGKLTNGLAGMAKARKVTVIQGSAQFSGGNSLTINSDNGEQQLNFKQAIIAAGSQSVKLPFMPQDDRIMDSTGALELKDIPERLLVVGGGIIGLEMATVYATLGSKIDVVEMADGLMAGADKDLVKVWEKRNKKRFANIMLETKTVSAEAKDDGIYVTFEGKNAPAEAQRYDRVLVAVGRSPNGKKLNLEACGLNADERGFIKVDKQMRTAQSHIFAIGDIVGQPMLAHKGVHEGHVAAEAAAGEKAYFDARVIPSVAYTSPEVAWVGITEAQAKAEGKNIGKAVFPWAASGRAIANGCDDGFTKLLYDKESGQILGGAIVGPNAGDMIGEVVLAIEMDADIEDVGLTIHPHPTLGETIGLAAEVAKGACTDLPPQKKK, from the coding sequence ATGGCAGCTAACCAAAAAATCGTTATCCCTGATCTAGGTGATTTCGATCAAGTTGAAGTTATTGAAGTATTGGTATCGAAAGGTGATTCAATCGAAAAAGATGATTCTCTCGTCGTACTTGAAACGGACAAAGCTTCTATGGAAGTCCCTGCTGAATTTTCCGGCACGATTGAGTCACTCGATATCTCGGTTGGCGATAAAGTCAGTGCTGGGGATGTCATTGGCAGCATCAGTACTGCCGATAATGGCGAAAGCAACAAATCCGAGCAAAAGCAGAGCAACGATCAAAAACCCTCTGCGCCAACACAAAATACAGCGCAGAAAACACCTCAAACCAACAACGCACCAGAAGATGGCGTTGACTTGGTAGTTATCGGTGCCGGACCAGCAGGCTACTCCGCGGCATTTCGTGCCGCTGACCTTGGCCTATCCGTCACACTGGTCGAGCGCTACGCAACTTTAGGTGGAGTGTGCTTAAATGTTGGCTGTATTCCATCCAAGGCGCTACTACACGTTTGTGAAGTGATTGAAGAAGCCGAGTCTGTGGAGCATGCCGGAGTCACATTCAGCAAACCTGAAGTTAATTTGGACAAACTACGCAGCCACAAAGAGAGCATCATTGGCAAGCTGACCAACGGACTTGCTGGTATGGCCAAGGCACGCAAAGTCACCGTCATTCAGGGGAGCGCACAATTCAGCGGCGGTAATAGCCTGACCATCAACAGTGATAATGGTGAACAGCAACTGAACTTCAAGCAAGCGATAATTGCCGCAGGATCTCAAAGCGTTAAATTGCCATTCATGCCTCAAGACGACCGCATCATGGACTCTACAGGCGCGCTGGAACTAAAAGATATCCCTGAGCGTTTACTCGTTGTTGGCGGCGGTATTATCGGCCTTGAAATGGCCACAGTATACGCAACCCTTGGCAGTAAGATTGACGTCGTAGAGATGGCCGACGGATTAATGGCTGGTGCAGATAAAGATCTGGTCAAAGTGTGGGAAAAACGCAATAAAAAACGCTTTGCCAATATTATGCTCGAAACCAAGACAGTCTCTGCTGAAGCTAAGGATGATGGTATTTATGTGACTTTTGAAGGCAAAAATGCACCAGCAGAAGCACAGCGCTATGATCGTGTACTTGTCGCTGTCGGCCGTTCTCCAAACGGTAAAAAGCTCAACCTCGAAGCCTGTGGCCTCAATGCCGATGAACGTGGCTTTATCAAGGTTGATAAGCAAATGCGCACCGCACAATCACACATCTTTGCAATTGGTGATATCGTTGGTCAGCCTATGCTTGCACACAAAGGCGTACATGAAGGCCATGTAGCAGCTGAAGCAGCAGCAGGCGAGAAAGCCTATTTCGATGCACGCGTTATTCCGAGCGTTGCATATACATCCCCTGAGGTTGCATGGGTTGGCATCACAGAAGCACAGGCCAAGGCTGAAGGTAAGAACATCGGCAAAGCTGTATTCCCATGGGCTGCATCTGGTCGTGCGATTGCCAACGGCTGTGACGATGGCTTCACCAAACTACTCTACGACAAGGAAAGTGGTCAAATCTTAGGTGGTGCAATTGTTGGCCCCAATGCTGGCGACATGATTGGTGAAGTTGTACTGGCAATTGAAATGGATGCAGACATTGAAGACGTCGGCTTAACCATCCACCCGCACCCAACCCTTGGTGAAACCATAGGCTTGGCTGCTGAGGTAGCAAAAGGTGCTTGTACAGACCTTCCTCCACAAAAGAAAAAATAA
- a CDS encoding response regulator, whose amino-acid sequence MAAQNLDKKVLVVDDSTTIRRTAESMLGKEGYVVETASDGFQALAKIVEFKPDIIFLDIMMPRLDGYQVCSIVKSNPEYKHIPVLLLTSKDSIFDQAKGRIAGSEYFMTKPFSRDELLQGINEHLVGK is encoded by the coding sequence GTGGCGGCTCAAAATCTAGATAAAAAAGTGCTGGTGGTTGATGATAGTACAACCATTCGCAGAACGGCAGAATCCATGCTTGGTAAAGAAGGATATGTTGTAGAAACTGCTTCTGATGGTTTTCAGGCTTTGGCCAAAATTGTTGAGTTTAAACCAGATATTATCTTTTTAGATATTATGATGCCGCGGCTTGATGGTTATCAGGTTTGTTCGATTGTTAAAAGTAATCCGGAATACAAGCATATCCCCGTTTTATTATTGACTAGTAAAGACAGTATCTTTGACCAGGCAAAAGGACGGATCGCTGGGTCGGAATACTTTATGACTAAGCCATTTTCGCGTGATGAACTTTTGCAAGGAATCAACGAACATTTGGTGGGTAAGTGA
- a CDS encoding methyl-accepting chemotaxis protein: protein MLLSILTIILVVISLAVLVVFDHDSSLDFMGYDFYVLTVNYIAPLALVLSILTGFIGWRYLRKKIEEQAATASQIATLEIRARRDQDAILRLMDELAEFSNGDLTIEAQVTEDFTGAIADSVNYAIESMRDLVGTINSTSNQVSLASHKTKKLAEEMRGSSIEQKQMIVNMTTTIGEMVHSLDRVSLSTTDSAEIARESVKIARNGSEKVHNTIEGMNKIREHIQDTSKRIKRLGESSQEIGNIVEMIKGIADQTSILALNATIQASAAGEAGKGFAVVADEVQKLAERSTKATRRIESLVNTIQGDTGEAIHSMEKSTMEVVNGADIAEQAGDALNKIESVSTSLASLIDRISQSTQQVSDRAKKIASEMKNVNIIAEENMQNVSKTSDAINNLSELASDLEGSVSHFTLPKSED, encoded by the coding sequence ATGTTACTGTCCATACTAACGATCATATTGGTTGTTATCTCACTAGCCGTCTTAGTGGTATTTGATCATGATAGTAGCCTTGATTTTATGGGCTATGATTTTTATGTGCTAACGGTTAACTATATAGCACCACTTGCACTGGTTTTGTCGATTTTGACTGGTTTTATTGGTTGGCGTTATTTACGTAAAAAAATTGAGGAGCAAGCGGCTACTGCCTCGCAAATAGCGACCCTTGAAATTCGTGCTCGTCGCGATCAGGATGCTATTTTACGCTTGATGGATGAGCTTGCTGAGTTTTCTAATGGAGATTTGACGATAGAGGCACAAGTCACGGAAGATTTTACAGGTGCGATCGCTGATTCGGTTAACTATGCGATAGAGTCAATGAGAGATTTGGTTGGCACTATAAATAGTACCTCAAATCAGGTGAGCTTGGCGTCTCATAAGACTAAAAAGCTTGCAGAAGAAATGCGAGGTTCTTCTATTGAGCAGAAACAAATGATCGTCAATATGACGACTACCATTGGTGAAATGGTACACTCTCTTGATCGGGTATCATTGAGTACAACTGATTCTGCTGAGATTGCTCGAGAGTCTGTAAAAATCGCAAGAAACGGATCTGAAAAAGTACATAATACGATCGAGGGGATGAACAAGATCCGTGAGCATATTCAAGATACTTCAAAACGCATCAAGCGCCTTGGTGAAAGTTCACAAGAAATTGGTAATATCGTTGAAATGATTAAAGGTATTGCTGATCAAACTAGTATTTTGGCATTAAATGCGACAATTCAGGCTTCAGCTGCCGGTGAGGCCGGAAAGGGATTTGCAGTCGTTGCAGATGAAGTGCAAAAATTGGCAGAGCGTTCTACAAAAGCGACTCGTAGGATCGAATCACTGGTTAATACTATTCAAGGAGATACTGGTGAGGCTATTCACTCAATGGAAAAGTCGACGATGGAAGTGGTGAATGGTGCTGATATTGCTGAGCAGGCTGGTGATGCATTGAACAAGATTGAGAGTGTGTCAACATCATTAGCATCGCTAATCGACAGAATATCTCAATCTACTCAGCAAGTATCGGATCGAGCCAAAAAAATCGCTTCTGAAATGAAGAATGTCAATATTATTGCAGAAGAAAATATGCAGAATGTTAGTAAAACTAGTGATGCGATAAATAATTTAAGTGAACTGGCTAGTGATCTTGAGGGATCAGTCTCACACTTTACATTGCCAAAAAGTGAAGACTGA
- a CDS encoding recombination regulator RecX, whose translation MTDDQRSAVEHKLLAALARREHGYQELLHKYGEVFDAEVLAAVLDEFVEKGWQSDERYAHSYTRSAVSRGKGELLIRQYLRQQQINNELIDAALAEHDFYALVAEVYAKKYPEQSVHDRKEQAKRQRFLVSRGFSFDQINEVLNHHD comes from the coding sequence ATGACTGACGACCAACGCAGCGCTGTCGAACACAAACTACTCGCAGCCCTTGCGCGCCGCGAGCATGGCTATCAGGAACTGTTGCATAAATATGGCGAGGTCTTTGATGCAGAAGTGTTGGCAGCGGTGCTTGATGAGTTTGTCGAAAAAGGTTGGCAAAGTGACGAGCGCTATGCACATTCCTATACGCGTAGCGCTGTTTCTCGCGGCAAAGGCGAGCTGCTGATTCGCCAGTATTTACGTCAGCAGCAAATCAATAACGAATTGATTGACGCCGCCCTCGCAGAGCACGATTTCTACGCACTCGTTGCTGAGGTTTACGCCAAAAAATACCCCGAACAAAGCGTCCACGACCGCAAGGAGCAGGCTAAGCGCCAGCGTTTTCTTGTGAGTCGTGGTTTTTCTTTTGATCAAATTAACGAAGTGTTGAATCATCATGACTAA
- a CDS encoding chemotaxis protein CheW, producing MKTHFDQEIDQTIDSMTPFQLLSYYADTALLKGALKENDYASLPSYLMFMAEGEGFLIPVENISSVIREKPVIKPLPFSPSWFQGLSSVRNEIVSVVSFSQLHKGKSNSKQKDMHYILLNGVMNGFLLEVDKLIGIRSLDVEKILSSSAIIDGYALVEGLRWQRINLDVLLATKLHKEMEF from the coding sequence GTGAAAACCCACTTTGATCAAGAAATTGATCAAACAATAGACTCTATGACACCTTTTCAGTTGCTATCCTATTATGCTGATACAGCCTTGCTAAAAGGGGCTTTAAAGGAAAATGATTATGCCTCATTGCCGAGCTATTTGATGTTCATGGCTGAAGGTGAAGGATTTTTAATTCCAGTAGAAAATATAAGTAGTGTCATTCGAGAGAAGCCTGTTATCAAGCCTTTACCTTTTTCTCCAAGTTGGTTTCAAGGTTTAAGTAGCGTACGTAATGAAATTGTTTCTGTTGTATCTTTCTCGCAATTACATAAGGGAAAATCGAATAGTAAGCAAAAAGACATGCACTACATCCTTTTGAATGGCGTTATGAATGGCTTTTTGCTGGAAGTGGATAAATTGATCGGAATAAGATCTTTAGATGTTGAAAAAATACTTTCCAGTAGTGCGATAATAGACGGTTATGCACTTGTAGAAGGGTTGCGGTGGCAACGGATTAATCTTGATGTATTACTTGCTACCAAGTTACATAAAGAAATGGAATTTTAA
- the ruvX gene encoding Holliday junction resolvase RuvX, with translation MSTVKWVLGIDPGRRKTGVAIGQSLTGTARPLGIIQAPLEKIQANHFSDYIEQWRPSMIIVGEPKLADGNAHPMAEDIQQLISMLSAAFDLPVETFDEFLSSHEAKQLKPKQRQIDDLAAVIILESWFQS, from the coding sequence ATGAGTACGGTTAAATGGGTTTTGGGTATTGATCCCGGTCGGCGTAAAACGGGTGTTGCGATTGGTCAAAGCCTTACAGGCACTGCGCGTCCGTTAGGTATTATTCAAGCGCCACTAGAAAAGATACAAGCCAATCATTTTTCTGATTATATAGAGCAGTGGCGACCCAGCATGATTATCGTTGGTGAGCCAAAGTTGGCTGATGGCAATGCGCACCCAATGGCTGAGGATATTCAGCAGTTAATCAGTATGCTTTCAGCGGCATTTGATCTTCCAGTAGAGACATTCGATGAATTTTTGTCCTCCCATGAGGCGAAGCAGTTAAAACCCAAGCAACGTCAGATTGATGATCTGGCTGCGGTGATTATTCTTGAATCGTGGTTTCAATCGTAG
- a CDS encoding response regulator translates to MARILIIDDSPTEFEFVSAILIKAGHKVTWAKNATEGIEWAVKNVPDLILMDVVMPGMNGFQATRQLRRKPETNGIPILMLTTKDQETDRIWGLRNGATKYMCKPPSKDELLIEVKELIP, encoded by the coding sequence ATGGCTAGGATACTGATTATTGATGACTCACCGACAGAATTTGAGTTTGTCAGCGCAATTTTGATCAAAGCAGGCCATAAAGTGACTTGGGCTAAGAATGCGACTGAGGGGATAGAGTGGGCTGTGAAGAATGTGCCGGACCTTATTTTAATGGATGTGGTTATGCCAGGTATGAATGGTTTCCAAGCAACAAGGCAGTTACGCCGGAAACCAGAAACAAATGGTATACCAATTCTGATGTTAACGACCAAAGATCAGGAGACTGATCGAATTTGGGGGCTACGTAATGGGGCAACCAAATATATGTGCAAACCTCCATCTAAGGATGAGTTGCTCATTGAAGTGAAGGAGTTAATACCGTGA
- the csrA gene encoding carbon storage regulator CsrA: MLILTRRVGETIIIDDHIEVTVLAVKGNQVRLGIQAPDDIAVHREEIYQRLVGGNDEGPKNP; encoded by the coding sequence ATGTTGATTTTAACCCGCAGAGTGGGCGAAACCATCATTATTGACGATCATATTGAGGTAACTGTTCTTGCAGTCAAAGGCAATCAAGTACGCTTGGGTATTCAGGCGCCGGATGATATTGCTGTTCATCGTGAGGAAATTTATCAGCGTTTGGTTGGAGGAAATGATGAGGGACCAAAAAATCCGTAA
- the trxB gene encoding thioredoxin-disulfide reductase — MTHATLIIIGSGPAGYTAAVYAARAGLKPLMITGLEQGGQLMTTTEVDNWPGEAEGIQGPQLMQNMRAHAERFDTQIINDFVTSVDFSVRPFKLQTEKQTYTADSVIIATGASAKYLGLPSEQKFKGRGVSACATCDGFFYRNKPVAVIGGGNTAVEEALYLANLASKVTLVHRRDEFRAEKILIKRLMERVEEGKIELKLNAELDEVLGDVQGVTGMRIRHQSGELEDITLDGIFIAIGHKPNTDIFLDQLEIENGYIRVQSGLNGNATQTSIPGVFAAGDVMDHIYRQAITSAGTGCMAALDAEKFIDSTHA; from the coding sequence ATGACACATGCAACGCTTATTATCATTGGTTCAGGTCCGGCAGGTTACACTGCTGCTGTTTACGCTGCACGGGCGGGGCTAAAGCCACTCATGATCACAGGGCTGGAACAAGGTGGACAACTCATGACGACCACCGAGGTTGATAATTGGCCCGGAGAAGCGGAAGGCATCCAAGGCCCACAACTGATGCAAAACATGCGCGCCCATGCTGAGCGTTTCGACACCCAAATTATTAATGACTTTGTTACCAGTGTTGATTTCAGCGTACGTCCTTTTAAACTTCAGACCGAAAAGCAAACCTATACCGCTGATAGTGTAATTATTGCTACAGGTGCAAGCGCCAAATACCTCGGCTTACCATCAGAACAAAAATTCAAAGGTCGTGGTGTTTCAGCATGTGCAACATGTGACGGATTTTTCTATCGTAACAAACCTGTCGCCGTGATTGGTGGTGGTAATACGGCCGTCGAAGAAGCGCTCTACCTTGCCAACCTAGCCAGCAAAGTCACGCTCGTTCACCGTCGTGATGAATTCCGCGCTGAAAAAATCCTGATCAAACGCCTGATGGAACGTGTCGAAGAAGGAAAAATAGAGTTAAAACTAAATGCTGAGCTGGACGAAGTACTCGGCGATGTACAAGGTGTGACGGGAATGCGCATTCGTCATCAAAGCGGTGAACTTGAAGACATCACACTCGATGGTATTTTTATCGCCATAGGCCATAAACCAAATACTGATATATTCCTGGATCAACTCGAAATTGAAAATGGCTATATCCGCGTCCAAAGTGGGCTAAACGGCAATGCAACGCAAACCTCCATACCTGGTGTATTCGCAGCCGGAGATGTCATGGACCATATTTACCGCCAAGCCATCACCTCAGCCGGCACAGGCTGTATGGCAGCATTGGACGCTGAAAAGTTCATCGACAGCACCCACGCCTGA